Proteins co-encoded in one Gleimia hominis genomic window:
- the typA gene encoding translational GTPase TypA translates to MHSREDIRNVAIVAHVDHGKTTLVDALLRQAGAFSAHEESKQEDRVMDSGDLEREKGITILAKNTSVHYRGHAAQKRGLTDGVTINVIDTPGHADFGGEVERGLSMVDGVLLLVDASEGPLPQTRFVLRKALEARMPVVVVVNKVDRPDQRINEVVDETTDLLLSLAEDLVNEGVELDLDRLLDVPVIYASAKLGRASLTQPEPGEVPDSDLEPLFETLLETIPGPVVDTDAPLQAHVTNLDASPFLGRIALLRIHAGKLTKGQNVALARRDGSIENVHITELLRTEGLERVPAQSATAGDIVAVAGVDDIMIGETLVDPEDPRPLPLIHVDDPSISMTIGINTSPMAGRVRGAKVTARQVKDRLQRELVGNVSLQVLPTDRPDAWEVRGRGELALAILVEQMRREGFELTVGKPQVVTREIDGVLSEPMDALTVDVPEDYLGDVTQLLAARKGRMETMANHGTGWVRMEFTVPVRGLIGFRTAFLTITRGTGIAASISAGYEPWHGVIESRKTGSLVADRAGQATPYAMVNLQERATFIIEAGSEVYEGQVVGENPRNEDMDVNVCREKKQTNTRAASADNFEGLVPPRRLTLEESLEFASNDECVEVTPHDIRIRKNVLSAQERFKIAARIRRGARG, encoded by the coding sequence ATGCACAGCCGTGAAGATATCCGTAACGTCGCTATCGTTGCCCACGTGGATCACGGTAAAACAACGCTGGTGGACGCGCTTTTGCGTCAGGCCGGTGCTTTCTCCGCCCACGAGGAGTCGAAACAAGAAGATCGGGTGATGGACTCTGGGGATCTGGAACGGGAAAAGGGCATCACGATTCTGGCGAAAAACACGTCGGTACACTACCGGGGGCATGCCGCGCAAAAACGTGGTTTGACCGATGGGGTGACCATCAACGTGATCGACACCCCGGGCCACGCGGATTTCGGTGGGGAAGTGGAGCGCGGCTTGTCAATGGTAGACGGCGTACTCCTGCTCGTCGATGCGTCCGAGGGGCCGCTGCCGCAAACCCGGTTCGTGCTGCGCAAAGCGCTAGAAGCGCGCATGCCCGTCGTGGTGGTAGTGAACAAAGTGGACCGGCCCGATCAGCGCATTAACGAAGTGGTGGACGAGACCACGGACCTGTTGCTTTCCCTCGCGGAAGACCTGGTTAATGAGGGGGTGGAGCTGGACCTGGATCGGCTGCTGGACGTGCCGGTAATCTACGCGTCCGCGAAACTGGGACGGGCCTCCCTGACGCAGCCGGAACCCGGCGAGGTGCCCGATTCAGACTTAGAGCCCCTGTTTGAAACCCTGCTTGAAACGATTCCGGGGCCGGTGGTGGACACGGATGCACCGCTGCAGGCGCACGTGACGAACTTGGATGCGTCTCCATTTTTGGGCAGGATTGCGCTGCTGCGCATCCACGCGGGCAAGCTAACTAAAGGGCAGAACGTGGCGTTAGCGCGCCGCGACGGCAGCATTGAAAACGTGCACATCACTGAGCTGTTGCGCACCGAAGGTCTGGAGCGGGTCCCAGCGCAAAGCGCGACCGCCGGTGACATTGTGGCGGTAGCTGGGGTTGACGACATCATGATCGGGGAGACGCTGGTGGATCCGGAGGATCCGCGGCCACTTCCGCTGATTCACGTGGACGATCCTTCCATTTCGATGACGATCGGTATTAACACGTCCCCCATGGCTGGGCGTGTGCGGGGAGCGAAGGTAACTGCTCGGCAGGTGAAAGACCGGTTACAGCGCGAACTAGTGGGCAACGTGTCGCTGCAGGTGCTGCCTACCGACCGTCCGGATGCGTGGGAGGTGCGGGGCCGGGGTGAACTGGCGCTCGCGATTCTCGTTGAGCAGATGCGGCGCGAAGGGTTTGAACTCACGGTTGGGAAACCGCAGGTGGTTACCCGCGAGATTGACGGGGTATTGAGCGAACCAATGGATGCGCTCACGGTTGACGTTCCGGAAGACTACCTGGGGGATGTGACCCAGCTTCTCGCGGCCCGCAAAGGCCGGATGGAAACAATGGCGAATCACGGAACCGGGTGGGTGCGCATGGAGTTCACCGTGCCGGTGCGCGGTCTGATTGGTTTCCGTACCGCGTTCCTCACGATCACGCGTGGCACCGGGATTGCGGCGTCGATCAGTGCGGGCTACGAACCGTGGCACGGGGTGATTGAATCGCGCAAAACCGGGTCTTTAGTTGCTGACCGGGCGGGGCAAGCGACCCCGTACGCCATGGTTAACTTGCAGGAACGGGCCACGTTCATCATTGAGGCCGGCTCCGAAGTTTACGAGGGGCAAGTGGTGGGGGAGAACCCGCGCAATGAGGACATGGACGTGAACGTGTGTCGCGAGAAGAAGCAGACGAACACGCGGGCTGCGTCTGCGGATAACTTCGAGGGCCTGGTGCCGCCGCGTCGGTTGACGCTGGAGGAGTCACTGGAGTTCGCCTCGAACGACGAATGCGTTGAGGTGACACCACACGACATACGGATCCGCAAGAACGTGCTTTCCGCCCAGGAGCGTTTCAAGATCGCAGCGCGGATCCGCCGGGGCGCACGCGGCTAG
- a CDS encoding PH domain-containing protein, whose protein sequence is MFPVIVSRARTPRIGVLVLAAFGLLAGGFFLFSDGFRQGWRSIPVIATVLVVAWLLWWVPLLVVDGQGVWARNVWTRVFIPWDALEGVEVRLGLVLVASGQHYRLSACQPPSSLRRIGDRTPLPVPHIDESRPQFTCDLDANQGRELLTTLQYRREHEQLQIRCTQEHEQQRARSEQAGYSQPGSPAPFIVSRRLNYPTLFACLALAALWASLWFI, encoded by the coding sequence ATGTTCCCCGTCATTGTTTCACGTGCGCGCACGCCGCGTATAGGTGTGCTGGTGCTCGCTGCTTTTGGCCTGCTCGCCGGCGGGTTTTTCTTGTTTTCTGATGGGTTTCGTCAAGGCTGGCGTTCCATTCCAGTGATCGCCACCGTCTTAGTTGTCGCGTGGTTACTGTGGTGGGTTCCGCTGCTAGTCGTAGATGGGCAGGGCGTGTGGGCCCGTAATGTCTGGACCCGCGTGTTTATTCCTTGGGATGCGCTTGAGGGAGTAGAGGTACGGCTTGGCTTAGTCCTTGTCGCCAGCGGTCAGCACTACCGTTTGTCTGCCTGCCAGCCTCCCAGTTCCCTGCGCCGCATTGGGGATCGCACTCCGCTGCCAGTGCCTCATATTGACGAATCACGCCCACAGTTTACGTGCGATTTGGATGCGAACCAGGGGCGGGAATTGCTGACGACCCTGCAGTATAGGCGTGAGCACGAGCAGTTGCAGATCCGCTGCACGCAAGAGCATGAACAACAACGCGCCCGCTCGGAACAAGCGGGTTACTCCCAGCCTGGGTCGCCCGCACCATTCATCGTGAGCCGGCGCTTAAACTATCCCACATTATTTGCCTGCCTTGCCCTGGCGGCTCTTTGGGCTTCCCTGTGGTTCATCTAA
- a CDS encoding ABC transporter family substrate-binding protein: MKRVTRVLAAAAAAGALVLTGCASGGGSGSGKGSGDAPAASDINAMDRSKLKEGGKLRLEIGTFPANFNYNQATGNTADYGTIHDFTMPTNFDNSADNKRTPNPNFIKDVKVEDGPPQVVTLTLNPDAKWGNGDPITAKDYIATWKALNGENEGFEVSSTDGYREVKEVKQGKDEFEVVTTFKSTYPDWQAMWSTVENAEAVKDPETFNTARQKEPHPEWTAGPFKISKVDQAQKMITLVPNENWWGDKPLLDEMTFKAMTPDLRGNAFANNEIDVVTAIVTKDEFDKVQQRSGAQVRAASGLQWRHITFNNNAGNLRDKNVRQAIVKGTNRKAIAASDLAGLPVDVDKLMVGNHFFAPTDSEYADNSTDFKYDPKAAEKQLDDAGWKKENGKDYRMKDGKELEIKYSMLVGIPTSENEGKLFQDDMKKIGVKVNLVNTSQEEWQNVLQNRQFESVSFAWQSTVFPMNNITQLYGCEAPQNYSDACNETIKEPHTESRY, translated from the coding sequence GTGAAACGAGTGACACGGGTACTGGCAGCAGCCGCAGCGGCGGGTGCGCTGGTACTGACGGGCTGCGCTAGCGGCGGTGGTTCTGGCAGCGGTAAAGGTTCCGGTGACGCCCCGGCAGCTAGTGATATTAACGCAATGGATCGCAGTAAGTTGAAGGAAGGCGGCAAACTGCGTCTTGAGATTGGCACGTTCCCCGCTAACTTCAACTACAACCAGGCGACGGGGAACACCGCTGATTACGGCACGATTCACGATTTCACGATGCCGACGAACTTTGATAACAGTGCGGACAATAAGCGGACCCCGAATCCGAACTTCATTAAGGATGTGAAGGTGGAGGACGGGCCGCCCCAGGTGGTGACGTTAACGCTGAATCCGGATGCGAAATGGGGCAACGGTGATCCCATTACCGCGAAAGATTACATTGCCACCTGGAAGGCGCTGAATGGTGAGAATGAGGGCTTTGAAGTCTCTAGTACGGACGGCTACCGCGAGGTTAAAGAAGTAAAACAAGGTAAGGACGAGTTTGAAGTAGTCACTACCTTCAAATCAACCTACCCGGACTGGCAAGCAATGTGGTCCACGGTAGAGAACGCGGAGGCTGTGAAGGACCCAGAGACGTTCAACACTGCCCGTCAGAAGGAGCCGCACCCGGAGTGGACTGCCGGCCCGTTCAAAATCTCTAAAGTGGATCAAGCGCAGAAGATGATTACGCTGGTGCCGAACGAGAACTGGTGGGGCGATAAACCACTACTGGATGAGATGACGTTCAAGGCCATGACGCCGGACCTGCGGGGGAATGCGTTTGCGAACAACGAAATTGACGTTGTGACCGCGATTGTCACGAAAGATGAGTTCGACAAGGTGCAGCAACGCAGTGGGGCGCAAGTGCGTGCAGCGAGTGGTTTGCAGTGGCGTCATATTACGTTTAATAACAATGCTGGGAACCTGAGGGACAAGAACGTGCGTCAAGCAATCGTGAAGGGCACGAACCGGAAGGCGATTGCCGCTTCCGACTTGGCGGGGCTTCCCGTTGACGTTGACAAACTGATGGTGGGCAACCACTTCTTCGCTCCCACCGACTCGGAGTACGCGGATAACTCCACGGACTTCAAGTACGATCCGAAAGCGGCCGAGAAGCAGCTTGACGACGCCGGGTGGAAGAAAGAGAACGGCAAAGATTACCGGATGAAAGACGGTAAGGAACTGGAGATTAAATACTCCATGCTGGTTGGGATCCCCACTTCGGAAAACGAAGGGAAACTCTTCCAAGACGACATGAAGAAGATTGGCGTTAAGGTCAACTTGGTGAACACGTCGCAAGAAGAGTGGCAGAATGTGCTGCAGAATCGGCAGTTTGAATCCGTGTCGTTCGCGTGGCAGTCCACGGTGTTCCCAATGAATAACATTACGCAGCTGTATGGCTGCGAGGCGCCTCAGAACTACTCGGATGCGTGCAATGAAACGATTAAGGAACCTCACACCGAAAGCAGATACTGA
- a CDS encoding ABC transporter ATP-binding protein, producing the protein MSSKTKQQAATEAVPQRQEGVPVLEIENLNVTFPSEDGNVHAVRGVNLHVNAGEVLGIVGESGSGKSVTSMAVMGLLEESARVKGSVRLHGTELLGKSDRWMSDVRGKKVAMVFQDPLSALTPVYTIGDQIVEALRIHQNMTKAQAEERAVELLDLVGIPNPKGRVKSFPHEFSGGMRQRVVIAMAIANDPDLIIADEPTTALDVTIQAQILEVLKTAQQETGAAIILITHDLGVVAGLADRVAVMYAGRCVESGTVNDIFYRSSMPYTIGLLGSLPRPDMTRDEALVPVEGNPPSMLTPPTACPFVPRCPLANDECRKEEPPLKVAPEVPAEQAGEQDVHRLACVRAPEISEHNWQYREIFPVPEAYTPSSLDEDRNKREEVLRLENVRKYFPLMKGAVFKRRVGTVHAVDGISLDIKAGETLGLVGESGCGKTTTLLEILDLKAPEDGRIVVLGKDTGQMDRSERKRVRRDLQVVFQDPMASLDPRMPIYDIIAEPLKYNGWKKKDIDERVHTLIETVGLEPSHLNRYPRHFSGGQRQRVGIARALALRPKLLVLDEPVSALDVSIQAGVINLLEELRAKLDLSYLFVAHDLSVVRHIANRVAVMYLGQIVEIGDVDEVFDHPRHPYTQALLSAIPIPDPKKERSRDRVLLKGDLPSPANPPSGCRFRTRCPKFAAMTDEQRRPCLEQMPQLKSVDQADSANACHYPQTADVF; encoded by the coding sequence ATGAGCAGTAAAACTAAGCAGCAGGCCGCGACGGAAGCGGTTCCGCAGCGGCAAGAGGGCGTGCCTGTCCTCGAGATTGAAAACTTGAACGTAACTTTCCCCTCAGAAGACGGTAACGTGCACGCGGTGCGGGGGGTAAACCTGCACGTGAACGCCGGGGAAGTGCTCGGCATTGTTGGGGAATCCGGCTCGGGTAAGTCCGTGACGTCGATGGCGGTGATGGGCTTGCTGGAGGAGTCCGCGCGAGTTAAAGGCAGTGTCCGACTGCACGGAACGGAACTGTTAGGTAAGTCGGACCGGTGGATGTCGGATGTGCGCGGCAAGAAAGTGGCGATGGTGTTCCAAGATCCGCTGTCGGCCCTCACGCCCGTGTACACGATTGGTGACCAGATTGTGGAAGCCTTGCGGATCCACCAGAACATGACGAAGGCGCAGGCGGAAGAACGCGCGGTTGAGCTATTGGACCTGGTGGGGATTCCGAATCCGAAGGGGCGGGTGAAGTCGTTCCCGCACGAGTTTTCCGGGGGGATGCGCCAGCGCGTAGTGATCGCAATGGCAATTGCGAACGATCCGGATTTGATTATTGCGGACGAGCCGACCACGGCGTTGGATGTGACGATTCAGGCGCAGATTCTTGAGGTTCTAAAAACCGCGCAGCAAGAAACGGGTGCGGCGATCATTCTGATTACCCACGACCTGGGGGTTGTTGCGGGCTTGGCGGACCGGGTGGCGGTTATGTACGCGGGCCGGTGCGTGGAGTCGGGGACGGTGAATGACATTTTCTACCGTTCTTCGATGCCGTACACGATTGGTCTTCTGGGTTCTTTGCCGCGGCCGGATATGACGCGGGATGAGGCTTTGGTGCCGGTTGAAGGTAACCCGCCGTCTATGTTGACACCCCCTACGGCGTGCCCGTTTGTGCCGCGCTGCCCGTTGGCGAACGACGAGTGCCGCAAGGAGGAACCACCGTTGAAGGTGGCGCCGGAGGTGCCGGCGGAGCAGGCTGGGGAGCAGGACGTGCATCGGTTGGCGTGCGTGCGTGCCCCGGAAATTAGTGAGCACAACTGGCAGTACCGCGAGATTTTCCCGGTGCCGGAGGCGTACACTCCCTCTTCGCTCGATGAGGACCGTAATAAGCGTGAGGAAGTGCTGCGGTTAGAGAACGTCCGCAAGTACTTCCCCCTCATGAAGGGCGCGGTGTTTAAGAGGCGCGTGGGTACTGTGCATGCGGTGGATGGGATTTCGCTGGATATTAAGGCCGGGGAAACGCTGGGGCTCGTGGGTGAGTCCGGGTGTGGGAAGACCACCACGCTGCTTGAAATTCTGGATTTGAAGGCCCCGGAGGATGGTCGGATCGTGGTGCTCGGTAAGGATACGGGGCAGATGGACCGTTCGGAACGCAAGCGCGTGCGCCGGGATCTGCAGGTTGTGTTCCAAGATCCGATGGCTTCGTTGGATCCGCGGATGCCGATTTACGACATTATTGCGGAGCCACTTAAGTACAACGGGTGGAAGAAGAAGGATATTGACGAGCGGGTACACACACTGATTGAAACCGTTGGTTTGGAACCGTCGCACCTGAACCGGTATCCGCGCCACTTCTCAGGTGGGCAGCGTCAACGCGTGGGGATTGCCCGTGCGTTAGCGTTGCGTCCTAAGCTGCTGGTGTTGGATGAGCCCGTATCGGCCCTGGATGTGTCGATTCAGGCTGGGGTCATTAATTTGCTTGAGGAATTGCGGGCGAAACTGGATTTGTCGTACCTGTTTGTCGCCCACGACCTCTCGGTGGTGCGGCATATTGCGAACCGGGTGGCGGTTATGTACTTGGGACAGATTGTGGAGATCGGGGATGTGGATGAGGTCTTTGACCATCCGCGCCACCCGTATACGCAGGCGTTGCTGTCTGCGATTCCGATTCCGGATCCGAAGAAGGAACGGAGCCGTGACCGGGTGTTGCTGAAGGGAGATTTGCCTTCGCCTGCGAATCCGCCGTCGGGTTGCCGGTTCCGCACGAGGTGCCCCAAGTTCGCGGCTATGACGGATGAGCAGAGGCGGCCTTGCTTGGAGCAGATGCCGCAACTGAAATCTGTGGATCAGGCGGATAGTGCGAACGCGTGCCACTATCCGCAGACCGCGGATGTGTTCTAG
- a CDS encoding ABC transporter permease produces MSEQVTSAAHAQPPSAVEDEAAQVVDPSTQEGKQMTRRALVMRRFARSKTAVVGLIGFFLIVLLAIIGPFLSPWNFADVDNVSFLQPPSGEHLFGTTQGGRDVLALTLEGLRKSLLIGVCVCLIQTVVAALVGSAAAYFGKVVDKVLLWVVDLLLVIPSFLLIAVISQRGGASKGSIVTFIILLAAFGWMLTARVVRSMTLAVKDLEYVRAAKFMSVPSWVIITKHIIPNVASYLIIDCALGFVTAVMSETVLSYFGFGVQAPNTSLGKLIAEGQASATTTPWVFLAPATILVCTLICVNFIGDGLRDALDPSSKSGGHAA; encoded by the coding sequence ATGTCCGAACAAGTAACTAGCGCAGCGCACGCGCAGCCCCCTTCAGCGGTGGAAGACGAGGCCGCTCAGGTAGTGGACCCCTCCACCCAAGAAGGCAAGCAGATGACCCGGCGGGCTCTGGTGATGCGGCGGTTCGCCAGGTCAAAAACAGCGGTGGTGGGCTTAATCGGGTTCTTCCTGATTGTCCTCCTAGCCATTATCGGCCCCTTCCTCAGCCCGTGGAACTTCGCGGATGTCGACAACGTCTCTTTCTTGCAACCCCCGTCGGGTGAGCACCTGTTTGGAACCACACAAGGGGGACGTGACGTGCTCGCACTAACCCTGGAGGGGCTGCGCAAATCCCTCCTAATTGGCGTGTGCGTATGTCTGATCCAAACCGTGGTCGCAGCCCTCGTTGGGTCCGCTGCGGCGTATTTCGGCAAAGTGGTTGACAAAGTCCTGCTATGGGTCGTGGACTTGCTGCTGGTGATCCCCTCGTTCCTGCTGATCGCTGTGATCTCGCAGCGCGGCGGCGCCTCGAAAGGTTCGATCGTGACGTTCATTATTCTGCTCGCCGCATTCGGGTGGATGCTCACCGCCCGCGTGGTGCGGTCGATGACGCTTGCGGTGAAAGATTTGGAGTACGTGCGGGCCGCGAAGTTCATGTCCGTCCCCTCGTGGGTGATTATCACGAAACACATTATCCCCAACGTGGCGTCCTACTTGATTATTGACTGTGCCCTGGGGTTCGTAACCGCTGTTATGAGTGAGACCGTCCTGTCTTACTTCGGTTTCGGGGTTCAGGCGCCAAACACGTCTTTGGGAAAGTTAATTGCTGAGGGTCAGGCGTCCGCCACGACGACCCCCTGGGTGTTCCTCGCGCCCGCCACAATCTTGGTGTGCACACTTATTTGTGTGAACTTCATTGGGGATGGGTTACGCGACGCCCTCGATCCCTCATCCAAATCAGGAGGTCATGCAGCATGA
- a CDS encoding ABC transporter permease: protein MFFYLLRRIANYAVLLFVAVSLAYLIAAVSMDPKAAYDLSNPNLDWALIERTLTSYNLSDSIPLTDRYMHWLQSIVTSWDWGKTPKGESVNEIISIRIWVSVRLIVIGSLIGMVGGVAVGAWTATKQYSFADRLISLLSLVVISTPVIVLATLLQVGATQINAATGTQFFEFVGETGQIGSYPGAAIVDRLQHLLLPTISMSLTGIASYSRYQRNLMLDTLGADYVRTARAKGLFKTKAVIRHALRTSMVPMATYFAFAVATLFLGATVTETIFGWHGLGQYSVESIMKQDINGTAAVVAFSGVCTLTGAILSDVLVVLVDPRVRVS, encoded by the coding sequence ATGTTCTTCTATTTACTAAGAAGAATAGCGAACTATGCGGTGTTGCTTTTCGTTGCCGTGTCGCTCGCATACCTCATCGCGGCTGTTTCAATGGACCCGAAAGCAGCGTACGACCTGTCCAATCCCAACCTGGATTGGGCGTTAATTGAACGCACTTTGACTTCCTACAACCTTTCGGACAGCATCCCACTGACAGACCGCTACATGCACTGGCTGCAATCCATTGTGACCAGCTGGGACTGGGGGAAAACCCCGAAAGGAGAGTCGGTTAACGAGATCATTTCGATCCGCATTTGGGTGTCGGTTCGCCTCATCGTAATCGGATCGCTAATCGGCATGGTCGGTGGCGTGGCGGTTGGTGCGTGGACGGCTACGAAGCAGTACTCATTCGCGGACCGGTTGATCTCACTGCTTTCACTGGTGGTCATCTCCACTCCCGTGATTGTGCTCGCAACCCTACTGCAGGTGGGGGCCACACAAATCAACGCCGCTACCGGCACGCAGTTCTTCGAGTTCGTGGGGGAAACAGGGCAGATAGGCAGTTATCCGGGAGCGGCGATAGTAGATCGGCTCCAGCACCTGTTACTGCCCACCATCTCCATGTCCCTCACCGGTATTGCCAGCTATTCGCGGTATCAACGTAACCTCATGCTTGACACGCTGGGGGCCGACTACGTTCGCACTGCCCGCGCAAAAGGCCTGTTTAAAACGAAAGCGGTTATCCGCCACGCGCTGCGCACCTCCATGGTGCCGATGGCCACGTACTTCGCGTTCGCGGTTGCCACCCTGTTCCTGGGGGCCACGGTTACGGAAACGATTTTCGGCTGGCACGGCCTGGGCCAGTACTCGGTTGAATCAATTATGAAACAAGACATTAATGGGACGGCAGCGGTCGTGGCCTTCTCTGGGGTTTGTACGCTAACCGGTGCCATCCTCTCCGACGTGCTTGTAGTGCTCGTTGATCCGCGAGTGAGAGTGAGCTAA